Proteins co-encoded in one Bremerella sp. TYQ1 genomic window:
- a CDS encoding DUF1559 domain-containing protein produces MNVFSHSHARRAGFTLVELLVVIAIIGVLIALLLPAVQQARESARRMQCSNRMKQVGLALHNYHDTHGAFPALQMQAAPSRPSGFVALLPYIEQTAVWNRASGAATPFGAGDWNPAEQNTLIPELLCPSDPYWSSRADVTGRKPRSYHLCVGDSIRNNHNTSSSKRGLFVTQTNLAFRDIVDGTSNTLAISEVVVGPNNITRTMKGNVAVTPGINTNPSSPADCWAARGVNGEVDAAVPVTAESYVHRAPGSRWAEGRVFFTGFSTVLPPNSPRCTIAHNDGSWGIWTPSSFHPGGVLCGRADGSTQFVPETIDAGDPTAVEATTGPSPYGVWGALGSINGGEAYSSL; encoded by the coding sequence ATGAATGTCTTCTCCCATAGCCATGCGCGCCGTGCTGGTTTCACACTGGTTGAATTACTTGTTGTGATTGCAATTATCGGAGTGCTGATTGCTTTGCTCCTTCCGGCCGTGCAACAGGCCCGAGAGTCGGCGCGGCGCATGCAATGTTCCAACCGCATGAAGCAGGTCGGATTGGCACTGCACAACTATCACGACACACACGGAGCATTTCCGGCGTTACAAATGCAGGCCGCGCCGTCTCGCCCGAGTGGTTTCGTGGCGCTGCTTCCTTACATCGAACAAACGGCCGTATGGAATCGAGCTTCCGGGGCGGCGACACCGTTCGGAGCTGGCGACTGGAATCCAGCCGAACAAAATACGTTGATCCCCGAACTTCTTTGTCCTTCCGATCCCTATTGGTCTTCGCGAGCCGATGTCACCGGACGCAAGCCACGTAGTTACCATTTGTGCGTTGGCGACAGCATTCGTAACAACCATAACACCAGTTCATCGAAGCGAGGCTTGTTCGTCACGCAAACCAATCTGGCGTTTCGAGACATTGTTGATGGAACGAGTAACACGCTTGCCATCAGCGAAGTAGTTGTGGGTCCCAACAACATTACGCGAACGATGAAAGGGAACGTCGCCGTTACGCCTGGGATTAACACTAACCCTTCCAGTCCGGCCGATTGCTGGGCCGCGCGAGGTGTGAATGGTGAAGTCGACGCTGCGGTGCCGGTAACCGCGGAATCATACGTGCATCGTGCTCCCGGAAGTCGCTGGGCGGAAGGGCGCGTTTTCTTTACCGGTTTTAGCACCGTACTGCCTCCGAACTCGCCTCGCTGCACGATTGCTCATAACGATGGAAGTTGGGGGATTTGGACGCCAAGTAGTTTTCATCCTGGCGGAGTTCTCTGCGGTCGTGCGGATGGTTCGACTCAGTTCGTGCCAGAGACAATCGATGCCGGCGATCCCACTGCGGTCGAAGCGACCACCGGTCCAAGTCCTTACGGTGTGTGGGGAGCTCTTGGTTCGATCAACGGCGGCGAAGCATATTCTTCTTTGTAA
- a CDS encoding carboxypeptidase-like regulatory domain-containing protein, translating to MLRYQLFILILIVGTSGCTAADDSGLPKRVPAKAVVIYQGKPVEGAAVTFGGADIRGAVGNTDADGEVTLWTYEPGDGVIPGTYTVAIRKLEVLALPDPESVSPEEYSRMTHEMNRALSGAPNHLVPKKYAKPETSGLTAEVVDGGENVFTFELED from the coding sequence ATGCTTCGATATCAGCTTTTCATTTTGATTCTGATCGTAGGCACGTCTGGCTGTACGGCTGCGGACGATTCCGGCTTGCCCAAGCGCGTTCCTGCAAAAGCAGTCGTGATCTACCAAGGAAAACCAGTCGAAGGGGCCGCCGTTACTTTCGGTGGTGCAGACATCCGAGGGGCCGTTGGTAACACAGACGCCGACGGAGAAGTGACGCTGTGGACGTACGAACCTGGCGATGGCGTCATTCCTGGAACGTACACCGTGGCCATTCGCAAACTAGAAGTGCTGGCGTTGCCTGATCCTGAGTCTGTGAGCCCCGAAGAATATTCCCGGATGACTCACGAGATGAACCGAGCGCTGAGCGGTGCCCCCAACCATTTGGTTCCCAAGAAGTACGCCAAACCTGAAACCAGCGGCCTCACCGCCGAAGTAGTCGACGGCGGTGAGAACGTGTTTACGTTTGAGCTGGAGGATTGA